From the genome of Poecile atricapillus isolate bPoeAtr1 chromosome 23, bPoeAtr1.hap1, whole genome shotgun sequence, one region includes:
- the IGFN1 gene encoding immunoglobulin-like and fibronectin type III domain-containing protein 1 isoform X11 yields MNSHQTVKIFKKSSIPGVVVTQFVNDVPQGCSTPDFEKKPLTLTLQEGKNAIFRAVVKGVPTPEVKWSRTRKGMDDSAKYEMSFNSATNEFILQIRSVVLDDSDLYRCCAINAYGEASCSAGLRIIQVGFKKKAKYVPVHAADELKKTLLDSKKLLRKRAAAPKPKPLDKEAVWQLLLHADKRDYEKICMKYGIVDFRGMLRKLQEMRKDTESEQDKLVHSLKNFEHIRVNKEGNATFSLEMELKNSNSNVYLLKDGERLRYGTGDEYRKHCLRRVGRRYYFTVNDVQPEDAGVYQVRVEDVPVFSTELDAQAIPARFRQPLSDVRCAEAADAQFQCVLCTPCHQPLWLHKSHPLQNSAKHQISVTPDGLSHQLIVRNVGPSDSGLYTLDAGQGSSSAWLLVEYAKGKRRQDEGEQIERETSEWLKETMADNERARKLRRQEQAAAEDSSFSASSGAEKSAWYRTTQGSSQGRGQGHSIDSDDGSQRFLGKEGLRKTQMNGEMGSGQFSGAGLDGDSAANGGSTFGLKGLGGRSGLRAVHGVDSVSGPGAAAGGAGEWNSVGGRGEGVLGAVNIDMDGGGGLGSQHDKEGNSGDASYRAGFGGAGRLGGGSSVPHGLDPDSAGVGASVSDLFSRTGAGGNAAGAGMAGEMRPHHGKDGHPTVGDVYGGINREGQTGTPYGKEGLVPHASGQLGQAGRSGSLHGPGGFPGGDGAVPAAHGNSTTEMEALYGPDGRALGTGAGGAGGAGAGGFGAPYGKDGLPIGAGIGGAGGAGALGSPYGKDGLPAGAGGAGALGAPYGKDGLPAGAGGAGGFGEALYGPDGRPLGAGGGGASGAGIVGGSYGKDGLPVGAGVGGAVGGGFGGAGSPYGMDAFPAGAGAGGPGAGGLGAPYGKDGLPAGAGAGGAGGFGEALYDGRPLGAGVGDMAGAGEGGLGSPRGKGGLPAGAGFGGLGAAGLGAPYGKDGLPIGAGIGGAGGAGGVLGPCGKDGLPVGAGAGVGGSGGPYGKDGLPAGAGAGVVLGPYGKDGLPFGTGAGVGGSGGAGGPYGKDGLPVGAGAGVGGAGGVLGPFGKDGLPVGAGVGGAGAPYGKDGLPVGTGAGVGGAGAAGGPYGKDGLPAGTGVGGAGGVLGPYGKDGLPAGAGVGGGGGEGEVGAPFGKDGLPAGTGVGGSGGPYGKDGLPVGAGVGGAGGVLGPYGKDGLPVGAGVGVGGSGGPYGKDGLPAGAGVGGAEGVLGPYGKDGLPVGAGAGVGGAGAAGGPYGKDGLPVGAGAGVGGAGGVLGPYGKDGLPAGAGAGVGGAGGPYGKDGLPAGAGVGGAGGVLGPYGKDGLPAGAGAGVGGAGGVLGPCGKDGLPFGTGAGVGGAGGVLGPYGKDGLPAVAGAAHFPAGGEEVMGSGCGTDGTLSRAPGYAGGTGGEGFSREGSAPWGAGSAYGKDRGSAVAMAGAGGVGSLAGDEWDSVHVKEGGGGAGGSHGEYGLDAHPGRSLRGETGKGTPGDVPGSGNKGSAGDRGSLSGPGGARAEGREFEQLGSLYGTNSALGKAGSKSHDRSVDGSGSSGLGQGPLSYGQMSGPFGGPPSANQRNQEPDLDLKANDSLKNTESTGQKRRSVLDDLKVPRCYLNKQLATVRVLKGEPAELSCTVSRDNVTGTWFKDGLKLTSMDGVVFEKKGLVHKLIINKAEDIHAGKYRFEGGDVKTEASIFVEDPPQVDKVLLKNLTSVPTVAKAGEAVKLQIPFKGRGPIRAAWLKDRMELGDDTRIRVDKTDTCTTLSISSCSRRDCGDYKVRLKNDSGVLEINLKLVVIDKPQAPAGPIKIVESSANNITIQWKPPKDDGGKAVQRYLIERQQVGRNDWESLGETPRSCSTFTTSKVEEDVSYYFRVRAVNAEGVSDALESGEVKAAGKASPGAPDPPEIISASRDTITISWKAPCKTGTSQIMGYMVQKRKKGTVTWLPVTKVPVKDKKLKVSSLKKGVQYEFRVAAVNAAGTGQPSDPSEAAFAQDPTKSPGQVQDLKVSSSDSTSVTLTWNKPEVQDGNDVKGYEVEMRPWNSSSWTKCFTLPAESTCCRLQGLQAGQKLLLRVTALGSRGHGEPLEIQAGAGAAAPGVSPRFLIDDTVKSFLVIKAGNPIQVKIPFEGSPETVVTWLKDGLPLPSRAAVSTKDGSAQLLLRAAEITDSGTYSIELGDGLGKRETFSFQLQITDVPQPPGAIQLEENVPNTVTVTWDPSASEQWEKNLYYTVLKRESQKGLWHVLGDLIYNNKFTFTRVVPGRDYYFRVVAKNDLGASEPSETVQPWRIWKKKAEFRVQAQKYRGVNQNQPPRFLVPLKCHVVVTGSECHMSCAVGGHPPPKIKWYKDSRDLSRDPNYFCTNDFGVCSLVVLGVTKQDEGEYMVEASNEMGRAFSKAFLAIKDSSL; encoded by the exons gtaaaaatgccattttcagAGCTGTGGTCAAAGGTGTCCCAACTCCTGAGGTGAAATGGTCACGTACACGGAAAGGAATGGATGATTCTGCCAAATACGAAATGTCCTTCAATAGTGCCACAAATGAATTCATTCTGCAG ATCAGGAGCGTGGTTCTGGATGACAGTGACCTGTATCGCTGCTGTGCCATCAACGCCTACGGAGAGGCCTCGTGCTCTGCTGGCCTCAGGATCATCCAAG TTGGCTTTAAGAAGAAGGCGAAATATGTTCCTGTTCATGCTGCTGATG AGCTCAAGAAGACGCTCCTGGACTCCAAGAAGCTGCTAAGGAAGAG GGCTGCAGCACCAAAACCAAAGCCCCTGGACAAAGAAGCTGTATGGCAGCTGTTGCTGCACGCAGATAAGAGAGATTATGAGAAAATCTGTATGAAATATGGAATTGTTGATTTCCGTGGGATgctgaggaagctgcaggagaTGAGGAAGGACACAGAGAGTGAACAAGACAAG TTAGTTCACAGTCTCAAAAACTTTGAACACATCAGAGTCAACAAGGAGGGAAATGCTACCTTTAGcctggagatggagctgaaaaacagcaacagcaacGTTTACCTGCTCAAG GATGGTGAGAGGCTCAGGTACGGGACAGGGGATGAGTACAGGAAGCACTGTCTGAGGAGAGTTGGGAGGAGATATTATTTCACTGTCAATGATGTGCAGCCAGAGGATGCCGGGGTGTACCAGGTCAGGGTGGAGGACGTCCCTGTCTTCTCAACTGAACTGGATGCTCAAG CCATCCCGGCGCGGTTCCGGCAGCCGCTGTCCGACGTGCGCTGCGCCGAGGCCGCGGACGCGCAGTTCCAGTGTGTGCTGTGCACGCCCTGCCACCAGCCCCTGTGGCTGCACAAGAGCCACCCCCTGCAGAACAGTGCCAAGCACCAGATCTCTGTGACACCTGATGGCCTGAGCCACCAGCTGATTGTGAGGAACGTGGGGCCCTCGGACAGCGGATTGTACACGCTCGACGCGGGACAGGGCTCCTCCAGCGCCTGGCTCCTCGTGGAGT ATGCCAAAGGAAAGAGGAGACAGGATGAAGGAGAACAGATTGAAAGGGAGACATCTGAGTGGCTGAAAGAAACAATGGCAGACAATGAAAGGGCGAGGAAGCTTCGGCGCCAAGAacaagctgctgctgaagatTCTTCCTTTTCCGCATCCTCTGGTGCAGAGAAAAGTGCCTGGTACAGGACAACTCAAGGCAGCAGCCAAGGCAGGGGCCAAGGACACTCCATTGATTCTGATGATGGAAGCCAAAGATTTTTGGGGAAAGAGGGTCTACGCAAAACCCAGATGAACGGAGAGATGGGGTCTGGACAGTTCTCTGGAGCAGGTCTAGATGGAGACTCAGCAGCCAATGGTGGCAGCACCTTTGGACTGAAAGGCTTAGGAGGCAGAAGTGGGTTAAGGGCTGTCCATGGGGTGGACTCTGTGTCAGgtcctggtgctgcagcaggaggggcagGTGAATGGAATTCTGTgggtggcagaggtgagggTGTGCTGGGTGCTGTTAACATTGACATGGATGGTGGAGGAGGTTTGGGATCCCAGCATGACAAGGAAGGGAATTCAGGTGATGCCAGCTACAGAGCTGGTTTTGGGGGTGCTGGAAGGTTGGGTGGTGGAAGTTCTGTGCCACATGGACTTGATCCTGATTCAGCTGGAGTGGGAGCCAGTGTGAGTGATCTGTTCAGCAGGACTGGAGCTGGGGGGAATGCTGCAGgtgctggaatggcaggagaaaTGAGGCCCCACCACGGCAAGGATGGGCATCCCACTGTGGGTGATGTGTATGGAGGCATAAACAGAGAGGGACAAACAGGGACTCCCTATGGCAAGGAGGGCTTGGTACCTCATGCCAGTGGTCAGTTGGGGCAGGCAGGAAGATCTGGCTCACTGCATGGGCCAGGAGGCTTTCCAGGTGGAGATGGGGCTGTACCTGCTGCACATGGCAATTCCACAACAGAAATGGAGGCTTTGTACGGTCCAGATGGTCGGGCACTGGGAACAGGTGCTGGTGGAGCTGGTGGAGCTGGTGCAGGGGGATTTGGAGCTCCCTATGGGAAGGATGGTCTTCCCATTGGAGCAGGCATTGGTGGGGCTGGTGGTGCAGGAGCACTCGGATCTCCCTATGGAAAGGATGGtctcccagctggggctggtggTGCAGGAGCACTTGGAGCTCCCTATGGAAAGGATGGtctcccagctggggctggtggTGCAGGAGGATTTGGAGAGGCTTTGTATGGTCCAGATGGTCGGCCACTTGGAgcaggtggtggtggtgcttcTGGTGCAGGGATAGTTGGGGGTTCCTATGGGAAGGATGGACTCCCAGTTGGAGCTGGAGTTGGTGGAGCTGTAGGTGGTGGGTTTGGAGGTGCTGGCTCTCCTTATGGAATGGATGctttcccagctggagcaggtgcTGGAGGGCCTGGTGCAGGGGGACTTGGAGCTCCCTATGGGAAGGATGGtctcccagctggagcaggtgctggtggtgctggaggatttggggaggctTTGTATGATGGTCGGCCACTTGGAGCAGGTGTTGGTGATATGGCTGGTGCTGGTGAAGGGGGACTTGGATCTCCACGTGGAAAGGGTGGtctcccagctggggctggtTTTGGTGGTCTTGGTGCAGCGGGACTTGGAGCTCCCTATGGGAAGGATGGTCTTCCCATTGGAGCAGGTATTGGTGGGGCTGGTGGTGCagggggagttttgggtccctGTGGAAAGGATGGTCTCCCAgttggagctggagctggtgtTGGTGGTTCAGGGGGTCCCTATGGAAAGGATGGtctcccagctggagcaggagctggtgtTG ttttgggtccctATGGAAAGGATGGTCTCCCATTTGGAACTGGTGCTGGTGTTGGTGGTTcagggggagctgggggtccCTATGGAAAGGATGGTCTCCCAGTTGGAGCTG gagctggtgtTGGTGGTGCagggggagttttgggtcctTTTGGAAAGGATGGTCTGCCAGTTGGAGCTGGTGTTGGGGGGGCTGGAGCTCCCTATGGAAAGGATGGTCTCCCAGTTGGAACTGGTGCTGGTGTTGGTGGtgcaggggcagctgggggtCCCTATGGAAAGGATGGTCTGCCAGCTGGGACTGGTGTTGGTGGTGCagggggagttttgggtccctATGGAAAGGATGGTCTCCCAGCTGGGGCCGGTGTTGGTGGGGGTGGTGGTGAAGGAGAAGTTGGAGCTCCCTTTGGAAAGGATGGTCTGCCAGCTGGGACTGGTGTTGGTGGTTCAGGGGGTCCCTATGGAAAGGATGGTCTCCCCGTTG gagctggtGTTGGTGGTGCagggggagttttgggtccctATGGAAAGGATGGTCTCCCAGTTGGAGCAGGTGTTGGTGTTGGTGGTTCAGGGGGTCCCTATGGAAAGGATGGTCTCCCAGCTGGGGCCGGTGTTGGTGGTGcagagggagttttgggtccctATGGAAAGGATGGTCTCCCAGTtggagctggtgctggtgtTGGTGGtgcaggggcagctgggggtCCCTATGGAAAGGATGGTCTCCCAGttggagcaggagctggtgtTGGTGGTGCagggggagttttgggtccctATGGAAAGGATGGTcttccagctggagcaggagctggtgtTGGTGGTGCAGGGGGTCCCTATGGAAAGGATGGtctcccagctggagctggtgtTGGTGGTGCAGGAGGAGTTTTGGGTCCCTATGGAAAGGATGGtctcccagctggagcaggagctggtgtTGGTGGTGCAGGAGGAGTTTTGGGTCCCTGTGGAAAGGATGGTCTCCCATTTGGAACTGGTGCTGGTGTTGGTGGTGCagggggagttttgggtccctATGGAAAGGATGGtctcccagctgtggcaggagctgctcattTTCCTGCTGGGGGTGAGGAAGTGATGGGATCTGGTTGTGGCACGGATGGCACActgagcagagctccaggataTGCAGGTGGAACAGGAGGAGAAGGCTTTTCCAGGGAAGGCTCTGCACCGTGGGGTGCAGGGTCTGCCTATGGCAAGGACAGAGGTTCAGCTGTAGCCATGGCTGGTGCAGGTGGGGTTGGGAGCTTGGCAGGGGATGAATGGGATTCAGTCCACGTTAAAGAAGGTGGAGGTGGTGCTGGTGGATCACATGGTGAATATGGGCTGGATGCACATCCTGGTAGATCTTTGAGAGGTGAAACTGGAAAGGGCACTCCTGGTGATGTCCCAGGGTCAGGGAACAAAGGCTCAGCTGGTGACAGAGGGTCCCTGTCAGGTCCAGGAGGAGCCAGGGCAGAAGGCAGAGAATTCGAGCAGTTGGGCTCCCTTTATGGCACAAATTCTGCCCTTGGAAAGGCAGGGAGTAAATCCCATGACAGATCTGTTGATGGGAGTGGTTCAAGTGGGCTTGGTCAAGGTCCACTGAGCTATGGCCAGATGTCAGGTCCTTTTGGTGGACCTCCTTCAGCAAATCAGAGAAACCAGGAACCTGACCTGGATCTTAAAGCAAATGATTCCCTGAAGAACACGGAAAGCACAGGACAAAAGAGACGGAGTGTCCTGGATGATCTCAAAG TCCCACGCTGTTACCTCAACAAGCAGCTGGCAACCGTGCGAGTGCTGAAGGGCGAGCCAGCCGAGCTGTCCTGCACTGTCAGCAGGGACAATGTGACAGGAACCTGGTTCAAGGATGGCCTAAAG TTAACGAGCATGGATGGAGTCGTCTTTGAAAAGAAAGGTCTTGTCCACAAATTGATCATTAACAAAGCTGAAGATATTCATGCTGGTAAATACAGGTTTGAAGGTGGAGATGTAAAAACTGAAGCTTCAATTTTTGTTGAAG ATCCTCCCCAGGTGGACAAAGTACTCCTCAAGAACCTGACCAGTGTCCCCACGGTGGCCAAGGCTGGGGAGGCGGTGAAGCTGCAGATCCCGTTCAAGGGTCGAGGGCCCATCAGGGCAGCGTGGCTGAAGgacaggatggagctgggggaTGACACCAGGATCCGTGTGGACAAGACAGACACCTGCACCACCCTGtccatctccagctgcagcaggagggactGTGGGGATTACAAAGTCAGGCTCAAGAACGACAGTGGTGTTCTGGAGATCAACCTAAAGCTCGTGGTGATAG ACAAGCCACAGGCCCCAGCAGGACCCATAAAAATTGTAGAAAGCTCTGCCAACAACATCACGATCCAGTGGAAGCCCCCAAAGGATGACGGGGGCAAAGCAGTGCAAAGGTACCTCATAGAGAGGCAGCAGGTGGGCAGGAACGACTGGGAGAGCTtgggagaaacccccaggagctgcagcaccttCACCACCAGCAAAGTGGAGGAAGACGTGAGCTACTACTTCAGGGTGAGGGCCGTGAATGCCGAGGGAGTGAGTGATGCGCTGGAGTCGGGGGAAGTCAAGGCTGCTGGTAAAG CTTCCCCTGGTGCCCCAGATCCCCCTGAGATCATCAGTGCCAGCAGGGACACCATCACCATATCCTGGAAAGCTCCTTGTAAAACTGGCACTTCCCAAATTATGGGATACATGGTGCAGAAACGCAAGAAGGGCACTGTGACCTGGCTGCCAGTCACCAAGGTGCCTGTCAAAG ACAAGAAGCTGAAGGTGAGCAGCCTGAAGAAGGGTGTGCAGTACGAGTTCCGCGTGGCTGCTGTCaatgctgctggcacaggacagcccaGTGACCCCTCAGAGGCCGCCTTCGCCCAGGACCCCACCA AATCTCCAGGCCAAGTGCAGGACCTTAAAGTGAGCAGTAGTGACAGCACCAGCGTCACCTTGACGTGGAACAAACCTGAAGTGCAAGATGGGAATGATGTGAAAGGCTACGAGGTGGAGATGAGgccctggaacagctccagctggaCCAAGTGCTTCACCCTCCCTGCAGagagcacctgctgcaggctCCAGGGCCTCCAGGCCgggcagaagctgctgctgcgcGTGACGGCCCTCGGCAGCCGCGGCCACGGGGAGCCCCTGGAgatccaggctggagctggagctgctgctcctgggg TCTCTCCCAGGTTTCTGATAGATGACACAGTGAAAAGCTTCCTGGTTATAAAAGCAGGGAATCCCATCCAGGTGAAGATTCCCTTTGAG GGATCTCCTGAGACGGTGGTGACCTGGTTAAAGGATGGGCTCCCCCTTCCCAGCCGGGCTGCCGTGAGCACCAAGGATGGAagtgcccagctgctgctcagggcagctgAGATCACTGACAGCGGCACCTACAGCATCGAGCTCGGGGATGggctggggaaaagggaaaccTTCAGCTTCCAGCTTCAAATTACAG ATGTCCCTCAGCCCCCTGGAGCCATCCAGCTGGAGGAGAATGTGCCcaacacagtgacagtgacctGGGACCCCTCAGCATCTGAGCAGTGGGAGAAGAACCTTTATTACACTGTCCTGAAACGAGAATCCCAGAAGGGTCTGTGGCATGTGCTGGGGGACCTGATCTACAACAACAAGTTCACCTTCACCAGGGTGGTCCCAGGCAGGGATTATTACTTCAGGGTTGTGGCAAAAAATGACCTGGGAGCCAGTGAGCCATCAGAGACTGTGCAGCCCTGGAggatctggaaaaaaaagg CTGAGTTTCGAGTGCAAGCACAGAAGTACAGGGGAGTTAACCAGAACCAGCCCCCGAGGTTCCTGGTGCCACTCAAGTGCCATGTCGTGGTGACAGGCAGCGAGTGTCACATGAGCTGCGCTGTTGGGGGCcatcccccccccaaaatcaaaTGGTACAAGGACAGCAGAGACCTCTCCAGAGATCCCAACTACTTCTGCACCAACGACTTTGGAGTGTGCTCCCTGGTGGTGCTGGGGGTCACCAAGCAGGATGAGGGGGAGTACATGGTGGAAGCCAGCAATGAAATGGGCCGTGCCTTCAGCAAAGCCTTCCTCGCCATCAAAG ACTCCTCCCTGTAG